In Aquimarina spinulae, a single window of DNA contains:
- a CDS encoding YebC/PmpR family DNA-binding transcriptional regulator → MGRAFEFRKARKMKRWSAMAKAFTRIGKDIVMAVKEGGPDPASNSRLRAVIQNAKSVNMPKDNIERAIKKASDKDQGDYKEVLFEGYAPHGIAILVETATDNNNRTVANIRSYFNKCEGNLGTSGSVEFMFDHTCNFRINSEGLDPEELELEFIDFGAEEVFQDDDGILIYAPFGSFGTIQKELESREIEILSSGFERIPQVTKKITPEQAADVEKLLEKIEEDDDVQNVYHTMEELTQE, encoded by the coding sequence ATGGGAAGAGCTTTTGAATTTAGAAAAGCACGTAAGATGAAACGCTGGTCGGCAATGGCAAAAGCGTTTACTCGAATTGGTAAAGATATTGTAATGGCAGTAAAAGAAGGTGGACCTGACCCAGCTTCTAACTCTCGTTTAAGAGCAGTGATCCAGAATGCCAAATCTGTGAACATGCCAAAAGATAATATCGAAAGGGCAATTAAAAAGGCATCTGATAAAGATCAAGGCGACTATAAAGAAGTTCTTTTTGAAGGATACGCTCCTCACGGAATAGCTATTTTGGTAGAAACTGCAACAGATAACAATAATAGAACAGTTGCCAATATTCGATCCTATTTTAATAAATGCGAGGGTAACCTGGGAACATCAGGTTCTGTAGAGTTTATGTTTGATCATACCTGTAATTTTAGAATTAATAGTGAAGGATTAGATCCAGAAGAACTCGAACTTGAATTTATTGATTTTGGAGCAGAAGAAGTTTTTCAGGATGACGATGGGATATTGATCTATGCTCCTTTTGGAAGTTTTGGAACGATACAAAAGGAATTAGAAAGTCGTGAAATCGAAATTCTATCCTCTGGATTTGAACGTATCCCACAGGTTACTAAAAAAATAACTCCAGAGCAAGCTGCAGATGTAGAAAAATTACTGGAAAAAATAGAAGAAGATGATGACGTGCAGAACGTTTATCATACCATGGAAGAGTTAACTCAGGAATAG
- a CDS encoding 4a-hydroxytetrahydrobiopterin dehydratase: protein MVKLSESEIKEKLNDIDGWEYHDNALHTTFEFNDFKDAFSVMTRIAFEAELQQHHPDWSNVYNKLHISLSTHDAGGITENDFNLAKTIDNIIEGE from the coding sequence ATGGTAAAATTATCAGAATCTGAGATAAAAGAAAAACTAAACGACATAGATGGTTGGGAATACCATGATAATGCTCTTCATACCACTTTTGAATTTAACGATTTTAAAGATGCGTTCTCTGTCATGACTCGTATCGCTTTTGAAGCCGAACTACAACAACATCATCCCGACTGGTCTAATGTTTATAATAAATTACATATTAGCCTTTCTACTCATGATGCTGGTGGTATAACCGAAAATGATTTTAATCTTGCAAAAACTATAGATAACATTATCGAAGGAGAATAG